A genomic window from Thiomonas arsenitoxydans includes:
- a CDS encoding IS110 family RNA-guided transposase, protein MNGMTDCNWVGIDVSKAKLDVARLDDKGKLKSHVFNNDAIGFAALLNWLSQRGCTQPDTQICTEATGPYGEALCTFLCDEGWTVSVVNPARIKGFAQSGMVRNKTDKADAALLARFAQTMHPEPWTPPPPEVRELRALVDRLQALKDMHQQEANRLEAALNQPSMVALIEGHMQWLKDSIKELENQIDDHIDRHPKLREDASLITSIPGLGNTTAAKVLAYLGDVNRFKNAKALAAFVGVTPKIKESGSSVRGRSVIARSGHAAVRHALYMPAMVALRYNPLMKVFAERLKSDGLAPKAVIAACMHKLIRQIYGVLKSRNAFDATILGNRLDFQDGI, encoded by the coding sequence ATGAACGGAATGACTGACTGCAACTGGGTGGGTATCGATGTCTCCAAAGCCAAACTCGATGTGGCTCGGCTTGATGACAAAGGCAAACTCAAATCCCATGTGTTCAACAACGATGCCATAGGGTTCGCCGCTTTGCTGAACTGGTTGTCTCAACGTGGCTGCACGCAGCCGGACACCCAGATTTGCACCGAGGCCACCGGCCCCTATGGCGAAGCGCTGTGCACCTTTCTTTGTGATGAAGGCTGGACGGTCAGCGTGGTCAACCCCGCCAGGATCAAAGGCTTTGCGCAAAGCGGCATGGTGCGCAACAAGACCGACAAGGCCGATGCCGCCTTGCTGGCCCGGTTTGCCCAAACCATGCACCCCGAGCCCTGGACGCCACCGCCTCCCGAAGTTCGGGAACTGCGTGCTTTGGTGGATCGGCTTCAAGCGCTCAAAGACATGCACCAGCAAGAAGCCAACCGCCTGGAAGCGGCGCTGAATCAACCGAGCATGGTCGCGTTGATCGAAGGGCACATGCAATGGCTCAAAGACAGCATCAAGGAGCTGGAAAACCAGATCGACGACCACATTGATCGCCACCCCAAGCTCAGGGAAGACGCTTCGCTGATCACCAGCATTCCAGGCCTTGGCAACACCACGGCGGCCAAGGTGTTGGCGTATCTGGGCGACGTGAACAGATTCAAGAACGCCAAAGCGCTGGCGGCTTTCGTGGGCGTCACACCGAAGATCAAAGAGTCAGGGAGCTCGGTTAGAGGGCGCAGTGTGATTGCGCGCAGTGGCCACGCAGCTGTACGCCACGCCCTGTACATGCCAGCCATGGTGGCGCTGAGATACAACCCATTGATGAAAGTGTTCGCCGAGCGCCTCAAGAGCGATGGGCTGGCGCCCAAGGCAGTGATCGCGGCTTGCATGCACAAGCTGATCCGCCAGATTTACGGGGTGCTCAAGTCGCGCAACGCGTTTGACGCCACTATCTTGGGCAATCGACTTGACTTTCAAGACGGCATCTGA
- a CDS encoding FHA domain-containing protein, producing the protein MAASATRQRGAEQIVTPGEVIRIGRAPSTEVRIDREGVSRQHAVILWCGGDYTLTDLSRNGTWLQYGLSGVVVRVARSAAVLRAAGALYFGRAPQAGQPPDVRFLVERPRAESSEGWQA; encoded by the coding sequence GTGGCTGCATCTGCAACCCGCCAAAGGGGAGCCGAGCAGATTGTGACTCCGGGGGAGGTGATTCGCATCGGCCGCGCCCCAAGCACTGAGGTGCGCATCGATCGCGAGGGGGTATCGCGCCAGCATGCGGTCATTCTGTGGTGCGGCGGCGACTACACGCTGACCGACCTCAGCCGCAACGGCACCTGGCTGCAATATGGGCTGTCTGGCGTGGTGGTGCGGGTAGCGCGCAGCGCCGCGGTGTTGCGCGCAGCAGGCGCGCTGTACTTCGGCCGGGCGCCACAGGCCGGACAGCCGCCCGATGTGCGCTTTCTGGTGGAGCGGCCGCGCGCGGAGTCGTCTGAGGGCTGGCAGGCGTGA
- a CDS encoding oxygen-binding di-iron domain-containing protein, translating to MSIELYKDANHACVLFTDLVPDEEAVQANQFLIVDHGEGVILDPGGNMTYNELSLTMRKYIAPSKLDYILASHADPDIIASLDRWMTSTQAKLVISSLWARFAPHFCKLGKTDNRVIAVPDAGGRLRYGQTSLWLLPAHFMHSEGNFQFYDPVSKILFSGDLGVSLLSGEKAGHALTSLDPFPPGMEAFHRRYMVSNKILKLWVRMVRQLDIAMIAPQHGAPLVGAAIGQLLDWLDGLSCGIDLMGPGQYQIPSGDLSV from the coding sequence ATGTCCATCGAACTCTATAAAGACGCCAACCACGCTTGCGTGCTGTTCACCGATCTCGTCCCCGACGAAGAAGCGGTTCAAGCCAACCAGTTCCTGATCGTTGACCACGGGGAAGGCGTCATCCTCGATCCGGGCGGAAACATGACCTACAACGAGCTCAGCTTGACCATGCGCAAATACATCGCGCCGAGCAAGCTCGACTACATCCTGGCCTCGCATGCCGACCCCGACATCATCGCCTCGCTCGACCGCTGGATGACCTCCACCCAGGCCAAGCTGGTGATTTCCTCCCTCTGGGCCCGGTTTGCCCCGCACTTCTGCAAACTGGGCAAGACCGATAACCGCGTCATCGCCGTCCCCGACGCGGGTGGCAGATTGCGCTACGGCCAGACCAGCCTGTGGCTGCTGCCGGCGCACTTCATGCATTCCGAGGGCAACTTCCAGTTCTATGACCCGGTGAGCAAAATCCTGTTCTCCGGCGATCTGGGCGTGTCGCTGCTCAGCGGGGAGAAAGCCGGGCACGCCCTCACCAGTCTGGACCCCTTTCCGCCGGGCATGGAGGCCTTTCACCGGCGCTATATGGTGAGCAATAAAATCCTCAAGCTCTGGGTGCGCATGGTGCGCCAGCTCGACATCGCCATGATCGCGCCCCAGCATGGCGCGCCGCTGGTCGGCGCGGCCATCGGCCAGTTGCTCGACTGGCTCGACGGCCTGTCCTGCGGCATCGATCTCATGGGGCCGGGGCAGTATCAGATTCCGTCGGGAGATTTGAGTGTTTGA
- a CDS encoding diguanylate cyclase domain-containing protein produces the protein MTLPQPRQILRWALLSGALFLGYALLGTLPAQIFSGVSPFWPPAALAVFAALVWGWRAMPAIFLGSLWVNVTLFDWSLAGALWVSLGNVLAPMVANWGLRRSTEVKPQFWNSPAGVIWFLLWMGAVQGLLSGLIGAVGLVAFEGQGMERLLPTCLGWAIGDASAALMLAPVAHLLWLRRGTGTGWWRLLLHAEGLAALAFSLMVWGVAFFAPSLSLPARLGVLGMLLLPPIWSVFRLDQWLTLLHLAVAFILVLGATMAGYGPYAGLPMTEAVIGVELLGMAMSAAILFAGALQSQRQEAMTALRALNRDLESRAQERAQALFRKEHNFRDMIERLPAPIVMTSPDAAQVLYANPAARELFAHGQTDHSNLADLSALAQWLDPDMRQLLLGEVRQHHAAQNREIAFRRRDGTVVWVLASVIQTQFDEADALLFAFKDISERIQREVLLQEQALTDALTGVPNRRHFMAQAAARLRELVAQQKAAALVLFDLDDFKLVNDTRGHACGDQVLQQVASLLQAKVRSQDVFARLGGEEFCLLLTDLDANQALQRADEMRLEIDGQVTQCPDGQALPLPTSSIGVAWCPAAALQGVDDETRLAVLMDCADTALYAAKAQGKNRCVLFDGPLPTTDAAPAAPRHGVPRANAQALLPLSLLRSLAREVHFGRFFERAAQAAAHLVGADGAAFIERDDDSLSYRFFHGLPDAYQQRFAAYRFPVEAGSAGQAIREGREIFQPDYASDPQALPDFVDSGLKANYLVPVRAGSQTLAILALAWFSRHPAYAPDAQQAENVRLLADLMAGALRRERLERKLRQRATRDVLTQLPNRAALELHLSRAISRARRQQQILAVGMLDLDDFKPVNDQWGHAAGDALLRDFAQRIQQALRDTDFIGRLGGDEFVLVLENLTQQADLDTVLSRLHEVVQAPFDLPDGQRASVGLSLGLALYPQDAADADALIRAADAALYACKSNKSGRARWWLLYDELGQHPGQAPADAIWTEVASGAVLPYGPEAGRLLGLLQPQVSAFAAGFVQRFYADMAQQPDMQAVLQTLSESELAHLQQMQQTHLLSFFSADLEEASHREDARKLGRVHALTGVSTTALVDAFEMYLQQAMTLIQHSPLREADRLALQRIATSRLRVELRAQAQGEQTVQEHYATSVQSLWRSPQGFTNRIDFLRWLLDELTHLPGMVAAALGRPDEQGRMVVEFSTPRFETYVAHFRRHQQDYLPGVADSDRLAQASQSRAWRSERIETVFSFARDARAEPWRAAAQEVGFRSAASIPLRDGEDRMVAILSVYGAYPNQFESHWIQRHLTLLGQAVGQALAGMRQAPRQVLSDQQRRQWRARLTPEGLHMWAQPVIDLRQGCITRVEALARLRAPDGQWAMPAAFLPWFGASEITRLFTLGLDKALQHLRTWEAQGMRTALSINLPPEVLLQPDCARWITQALERAVVQPGRLHLELLESADFPDPQARDAAVRALSDLGVHLEMDDLGSGYSSLLRLRSLPFQTVKIDQGLVREAEKEPRRVIGFIGSLIRLAHTLELDVVVEGLESPGLIEVAAILGADQGQGFALAHPMPADGLAEWSKTFALSIDPFQPQTVLGALAAHWRWEYGERDAHITVAAPAHEQCLLGGYLRRKGLVDSEIGRLHAQLHVLAREQDIHSPQYRAATDRMVDLLMKAEHEPQRPSYLPLVGSISEENADVEQAGRDDAGKT, from the coding sequence ATGACGCTTCCTCAGCCCCGTCAAATCCTGCGCTGGGCGCTGCTGAGCGGCGCGCTGTTCCTGGGGTATGCCTTGCTGGGCACGCTGCCCGCGCAGATTTTCAGCGGGGTCTCGCCCTTCTGGCCGCCTGCGGCGCTGGCCGTGTTTGCCGCCCTGGTGTGGGGCTGGCGCGCGATGCCAGCGATTTTTCTGGGATCGCTGTGGGTAAACGTCACATTGTTCGACTGGAGTCTGGCGGGCGCGCTTTGGGTGTCCTTGGGCAATGTGCTCGCGCCGATGGTCGCAAACTGGGGTCTGCGACGCAGCACCGAGGTGAAGCCGCAGTTTTGGAACTCGCCTGCGGGCGTCATCTGGTTTTTGCTCTGGATGGGCGCTGTCCAGGGGCTGCTGTCGGGCTTGATCGGCGCGGTCGGACTGGTCGCGTTCGAAGGACAGGGGATGGAGCGACTCCTTCCAACCTGTTTGGGATGGGCCATCGGCGATGCTTCCGCAGCGCTGATGCTGGCGCCCGTGGCGCATTTGCTGTGGCTGCGCCGCGGCACAGGCACGGGCTGGTGGCGTTTGCTGTTGCATGCAGAAGGGCTGGCCGCGCTGGCCTTCAGCCTGATGGTTTGGGGCGTTGCGTTTTTTGCGCCGAGCCTGAGCCTGCCCGCGCGCCTTGGCGTCCTGGGCATGCTGCTGCTGCCGCCCATCTGGTCAGTGTTTCGATTGGATCAGTGGCTTACGCTCTTGCATCTGGCCGTCGCCTTTATTCTGGTTCTCGGCGCGACGATGGCAGGCTATGGCCCTTATGCGGGTTTGCCCATGACTGAGGCCGTCATCGGCGTGGAACTCCTCGGCATGGCGATGTCAGCGGCCATTTTGTTCGCCGGCGCCCTGCAAAGCCAAAGACAGGAGGCCATGACCGCACTGCGCGCGCTCAATAGGGATCTGGAAAGCCGGGCGCAGGAACGTGCCCAGGCCTTGTTTCGCAAGGAGCACAATTTCCGCGACATGATCGAGCGCCTGCCCGCGCCCATCGTGATGACCAGCCCGGACGCCGCGCAGGTGCTCTATGCCAATCCGGCGGCGCGCGAACTGTTTGCCCACGGTCAGACCGACCATTCCAATCTGGCCGACCTGTCCGCCTTGGCGCAATGGCTCGACCCCGACATGCGCCAGCTCCTGCTGGGCGAAGTGCGGCAACACCATGCCGCACAAAACCGTGAAATCGCCTTTCGCCGCCGCGATGGCACGGTGGTGTGGGTGCTCGCCTCGGTGATTCAAACCCAGTTCGACGAAGCGGACGCGCTGCTGTTCGCATTCAAGGACATTTCCGAGCGGATACAGCGTGAGGTGCTGCTGCAGGAGCAGGCCCTGACCGACGCGCTCACCGGCGTGCCCAACCGGCGTCACTTCATGGCGCAGGCCGCCGCGCGGCTGCGCGAACTGGTCGCGCAACAAAAAGCGGCGGCCTTGGTACTGTTCGATCTGGACGACTTCAAACTCGTCAATGACACCCGCGGGCATGCCTGCGGCGATCAGGTGTTGCAGCAAGTGGCCAGTCTGCTGCAGGCCAAGGTCCGGTCACAGGACGTGTTCGCGCGCCTGGGCGGAGAGGAGTTCTGCCTGCTACTGACTGACCTTGACGCGAACCAGGCGCTGCAACGCGCCGACGAGATGCGCCTGGAGATTGACGGCCAGGTGACCCAATGCCCCGATGGCCAAGCGCTGCCGCTGCCAACAAGCAGCATCGGCGTGGCGTGGTGTCCCGCGGCGGCGCTGCAGGGCGTCGATGACGAGACCCGGCTCGCCGTGCTGATGGACTGCGCCGACACGGCGCTGTACGCAGCCAAAGCCCAAGGAAAAAACCGCTGCGTTCTATTCGATGGCCCTCTGCCGACGACGGATGCCGCGCCTGCAGCCCCGCGCCACGGCGTCCCGCGCGCAAACGCACAGGCTTTGCTGCCGCTCTCCTTGTTGCGCTCGCTGGCGCGCGAAGTGCATTTCGGCCGATTCTTCGAACGCGCTGCGCAGGCCGCCGCGCATCTGGTCGGCGCCGATGGCGCGGCCTTCATCGAGCGCGACGACGACTCGCTGAGCTATCGCTTTTTTCACGGCCTGCCCGACGCTTACCAGCAACGATTCGCCGCCTATCGTTTCCCCGTTGAGGCCGGATCAGCAGGACAGGCGATCCGCGAAGGCCGCGAGATTTTCCAGCCGGACTACGCCTCAGACCCCCAAGCCCTGCCGGATTTCGTGGACAGCGGCCTCAAAGCCAATTACCTCGTTCCGGTGCGCGCTGGGAGCCAAACGCTGGCCATTCTGGCGCTGGCCTGGTTTTCTCGCCACCCGGCATACGCACCCGATGCACAGCAGGCCGAGAACGTCCGGCTGCTTGCCGATTTGATGGCAGGCGCGCTGCGGCGAGAACGTCTGGAACGCAAGTTGCGCCAGCGCGCCACCCGCGACGTGCTTACCCAACTGCCCAACCGCGCCGCCCTGGAACTGCATCTGTCGCGCGCCATCAGCCGGGCGCGGCGCCAGCAACAGATTCTGGCCGTGGGCATGCTCGATCTGGACGATTTCAAACCCGTGAACGATCAATGGGGGCACGCTGCAGGCGACGCCTTGCTGCGCGACTTTGCCCAGCGCATCCAGCAGGCTCTGCGCGATACCGATTTCATCGGCCGCCTGGGTGGTGATGAATTCGTTCTCGTGCTGGAAAATTTGACGCAGCAAGCGGATCTGGACACCGTGCTGTCGCGTCTGCACGAGGTGGTGCAAGCGCCGTTCGACTTGCCCGACGGTCAACGCGCCAGCGTAGGTCTGAGCCTGGGACTGGCGCTCTATCCCCAAGATGCCGCCGACGCCGATGCGCTGATTCGCGCCGCAGATGCCGCACTCTATGCCTGCAAGTCCAACAAGAGCGGGCGAGCGCGTTGGTGGCTACTTTATGACGAACTTGGGCAACACCCCGGGCAGGCGCCTGCCGATGCGATCTGGACTGAGGTCGCCTCGGGCGCCGTGCTGCCCTATGGCCCCGAGGCTGGGCGTCTGTTGGGCTTGCTGCAGCCGCAGGTCAGCGCCTTTGCCGCAGGTTTTGTGCAGCGGTTCTATGCTGACATGGCGCAGCAGCCCGACATGCAGGCCGTTTTGCAAACCCTCAGCGAGTCGGAGCTGGCGCATCTGCAGCAGATGCAGCAAACGCATCTGCTGAGCTTTTTCTCGGCGGATCTGGAGGAAGCGTCGCACCGCGAAGACGCCCGCAAACTGGGGCGCGTGCACGCCTTGACGGGAGTGTCCACCACGGCGCTGGTCGACGCCTTCGAGATGTATCTGCAACAGGCGATGACGCTCATCCAGCACAGCCCGCTGCGCGAGGCCGATCGCTTGGCGCTGCAACGCATCGCCACTAGCCGCTTGCGCGTCGAGCTGCGGGCGCAGGCGCAAGGCGAGCAGACCGTGCAGGAACACTACGCGACTTCGGTCCAGTCTCTCTGGCGGTCGCCCCAAGGCTTCACTAACCGCATCGACTTCCTGCGCTGGCTGCTCGACGAACTCACGCATCTGCCCGGCATGGTGGCCGCAGCCTTAGGGCGTCCGGATGAACAAGGGCGCATGGTGGTGGAATTCTCCACGCCACGCTTCGAGACCTATGTCGCGCATTTCCGGCGCCATCAGCAAGACTATCTGCCCGGGGTCGCGGACAGCGATCGTCTGGCGCAAGCCAGTCAAAGTCGCGCCTGGCGCAGCGAGCGCATCGAAACCGTGTTCAGCTTTGCCCGCGATGCGCGCGCCGAACCCTGGCGGGCGGCGGCCCAGGAGGTCGGGTTTCGTAGCGCCGCGTCGATACCCCTGCGCGATGGCGAAGACCGCATGGTCGCCATTCTCAGCGTGTATGGCGCTTATCCCAATCAGTTCGAATCGCACTGGATTCAGCGCCATCTCACGCTACTCGGGCAAGCGGTCGGGCAGGCCTTGGCCGGAATGCGGCAAGCGCCGCGCCAAGTGCTGTCCGATCAGCAGCGCCGACAATGGCGCGCTCGGCTGACGCCCGAGGGCTTGCACATGTGGGCGCAGCCGGTCATCGATTTGCGTCAAGGCTGCATCACGCGCGTCGAGGCGCTGGCACGGTTGCGCGCACCGGATGGACAGTGGGCCATGCCGGCAGCGTTCCTGCCTTGGTTTGGCGCGAGCGAAATCACCCGGCTGTTCACCCTCGGCCTGGACAAGGCGCTGCAACATCTGCGCACCTGGGAAGCTCAAGGCATGCGCACTGCGCTGTCGATCAATCTTCCGCCCGAAGTGCTGCTGCAGCCAGACTGCGCGCGCTGGATCACCCAGGCCCTCGAGCGCGCTGTAGTGCAACCGGGTCGGCTCCATCTTGAACTTCTGGAGAGCGCGGACTTCCCCGATCCACAGGCGCGGGACGCGGCGGTGCGCGCCCTGTCTGACCTTGGCGTGCATCTGGAAATGGACGATCTCGGGTCGGGATACTCCAGCCTGCTGCGCCTGAGGAGTCTGCCCTTCCAGACCGTGAAAATCGACCAGGGACTGGTGCGCGAAGCGGAAAAAGAACCGCGTCGCGTGATCGGCTTCATCGGCTCGCTCATCCGTCTGGCGCATACGCTTGAACTCGATGTGGTGGTCGAGGGGCTGGAATCACCCGGGCTGATCGAGGTGGCTGCCATCCTCGGGGCGGACCAGGGTCAGGGCTTCGCCTTGGCCCATCCCATGCCCGCTGATGGTCTGGCGGAGTGGAGCAAGACCTTCGCGCTGTCCATCGATCCGTTCCAGCCGCAGACCGTGCTGGGCGCTTTGGCGGCGCATTGGCGCTGGGAATACGGAGAACGCGACGCCCATATCACCGTCGCCGCACCAGCGCATGAGCAATGCCTCCTGGGCGGCTATCTGCGCCGCAAAGGTCTCGTGGACAGCGAGATTGGTCGTCTGCACGCGCAATTGCACGTCCTCGCCCGCGAACAAGACATTCATTCGCCGCAATACCGCGCGGCTACCGACCGCATGGTCGACTTGTTGATGAAAGCCGAGCATGAGCCACAAAGACCTTCGTATCTTCCCCTAGTCGGTTCAATTTCTGAAGAAAATGCAGACGTTGAACAGGCCGGTCGGGATGATGCTGGCAAGACTTAG
- a CDS encoding nucleotidyl cyclase domain-containing protein, with product MLAFWKKSARSSPPLVALSADVPPVHTLFLTLGEGKAREVLQRGVQRLAHLAAAQGGMVMRADSTSLLALFEQAEAALRCARALRRDLALWVRPIAQEVDVHVDIGLSWGLVHGHPPDYEGPTLTQAQTLAAAAEGGQILLDAALVQQLPVALRQSLQHVHRVDPEFGLTEAWLDLTADDARATDPLWLHLQPAKGEPSRL from the coding sequence ATGCTCGCTTTCTGGAAAAAATCCGCCCGCTCCAGCCCCCCGCTGGTCGCGCTCAGCGCCGACGTGCCGCCGGTGCATACCTTGTTTTTGACCTTGGGAGAGGGCAAAGCCAGGGAGGTGCTGCAGCGCGGGGTGCAGCGTCTGGCGCATCTTGCCGCAGCACAGGGCGGGATGGTGATGCGCGCGGATTCGACCAGTCTGCTGGCCTTGTTCGAGCAGGCCGAGGCAGCCTTACGCTGCGCACGCGCCTTGCGCCGGGACCTGGCGCTCTGGGTTCGCCCCATTGCGCAGGAGGTGGACGTGCATGTGGACATCGGCCTGAGCTGGGGCCTGGTCCACGGCCATCCGCCCGACTACGAAGGGCCGACTCTCACGCAGGCGCAAACGCTGGCCGCCGCAGCCGAAGGCGGGCAGATTCTGCTGGATGCGGCGCTGGTGCAGCAGTTGCCGGTTGCGCTGCGTCAGTCTCTGCAACATGTGCACCGAGTGGACCCGGAATTCGGCCTGACCGAAGCCTGGTTGGATTTGACCGCAGACGACGCGCGGGCGACCGATCCCTTGTGGCTGCATCTGCAACCCGCCAAAGGGGAGCCGAGCAGATTGTGA
- a CDS encoding Crp/Fnr family transcriptional regulator: protein MDDLPLPIDDLQFSNGQELFQEGDRQGWLYTIKIGLVKLDRAPIDGALRVARLAQRGDLIGLEACISAPYFYRATAISSVRVCRIGVETIRLLERDTPTLRRDLIERWCRALRDTDDFSTLLGTGTPTTRLARLLLKMADPLFGETFAMPKREDLGAIAGMRLETASRVIAALLRDGLIEKIGPRFYRLDRAAMELRLLPQPGMRSKGRRVQRIAPTSQHGQTL from the coding sequence TTGGATGACTTGCCTCTGCCGATTGATGATCTGCAGTTCTCCAACGGCCAGGAACTGTTCCAGGAAGGTGATCGCCAAGGATGGCTTTACACCATCAAAATCGGACTGGTGAAACTTGATCGCGCCCCGATTGATGGCGCGCTACGCGTGGCGCGTCTTGCACAGAGGGGCGATCTGATCGGTCTGGAAGCCTGCATTTCCGCTCCCTATTTTTACCGAGCGACGGCGATCAGCTCCGTCCGGGTGTGCCGCATCGGGGTTGAGACCATCCGCCTTCTGGAACGCGATACACCGACATTGCGCCGGGATCTGATTGAGCGCTGGTGCCGTGCGCTGCGCGACACTGATGATTTCTCCACTCTGCTGGGCACGGGAACCCCCACCACGCGCTTGGCGCGCTTGTTGCTCAAAATGGCAGACCCGCTGTTCGGCGAGACGTTTGCCATGCCCAAACGGGAAGATCTTGGCGCGATAGCGGGCATGCGGCTAGAAACGGCCAGCAGGGTAATCGCCGCTTTGCTCCGGGACGGCCTGATCGAGAAAATCGGCCCCCGCTTCTATCGCCTGGATAGAGCGGCGATGGAGTTGCGCCTGTTGCCGCAGCCCGGGATGCGCTCCAAGGGGCGACGCGTGCAGCGCATTGCCCCGACGTCGCAGCACGGCCAAACATTGTGA
- a CDS encoding STAS domain-containing protein — MNKRTKLQPHTSFLSRIARFVRHPTTDWAQTRLQQGEVLDKAKQKTQQREAQWAAQAAILVRNREFDILRREMRNRHALKSERLEGLSLPSTLPPPAPAATRQHTLHKIDVIERQMKNEQSRESRSTLPGGMIEHSGLAHVGFAASTLRPGSLRRSQTPRWAQSQLLPASRLKTSSAPATRPQGLWGQTVLPIPAVIELAAFDFAEGRDAQVESHLLTSLQTEQELFTVQQLFQALLDFYWATGQQDKLHSRSLDYVQRYGQTPLPRPELDAVAAAPLQTASFLAAEQFDILQLHAFERFVADPARHLVLDWSALIGIAEPLQAELGQALQVLNDRPAELELHGEDRLLAATRLQSSPATAAQSALRLQALRLVGDEAGFADLAVELSIACACSPVDWVAPRFKRVGPSERGLTTLHSAHQPSRMATQAGALDAGSIQTSVRLSGKLSGKDATFLRNLRAQSLRADTVYVDLQAVQRVDFAAATDLLNWVEAQTQLGKSIELRGAHTLLVPFLQSVGLQVQA, encoded by the coding sequence ATGAACAAGCGGACCAAACTCCAGCCACACACCAGTTTTCTGTCGCGTATCGCCCGATTCGTGCGTCATCCGACCACGGACTGGGCACAAACGCGGCTTCAGCAGGGTGAGGTTCTCGACAAAGCAAAACAAAAAACGCAACAGCGCGAGGCGCAATGGGCGGCGCAGGCGGCCATCCTGGTTCGCAATCGTGAGTTTGACATCCTGCGCCGCGAAATGCGCAATCGGCATGCCCTCAAGAGCGAGCGGCTCGAAGGACTGTCTTTGCCTTCCACGCTTCCGCCGCCCGCGCCTGCCGCCACCCGACAGCACACCCTGCACAAGATCGATGTCATCGAACGGCAGATGAAGAATGAACAAAGCCGGGAGAGTCGTTCCACCTTGCCCGGCGGCATGATTGAACACAGCGGTCTGGCGCATGTGGGGTTTGCCGCCTCCACGCTTCGTCCGGGTTCGTTGCGCCGCAGTCAGACACCGCGCTGGGCGCAAAGCCAACTCCTGCCTGCCTCCCGGCTGAAAACGTCTTCGGCGCCTGCCACACGACCGCAAGGGTTGTGGGGACAAACCGTGCTGCCCATCCCCGCCGTGATCGAGCTGGCCGCCTTCGATTTCGCCGAGGGGCGAGATGCGCAAGTGGAATCGCATCTCCTGACCAGCTTGCAGACTGAGCAGGAACTGTTTACGGTGCAGCAGCTTTTCCAAGCTTTGCTCGATTTTTACTGGGCCACCGGCCAACAGGACAAACTGCATTCGCGTTCGCTCGATTATGTGCAGCGGTATGGTCAGACGCCCCTGCCTCGGCCCGAACTGGACGCTGTGGCCGCCGCGCCCCTGCAAACCGCGAGCTTTCTCGCTGCCGAGCAGTTCGACATCCTGCAGTTGCACGCCTTCGAGCGTTTCGTGGCGGATCCCGCCCGGCATCTGGTGCTGGACTGGAGCGCGCTGATCGGCATTGCCGAACCGCTGCAGGCGGAGTTGGGCCAAGCGCTGCAAGTCCTCAATGATCGACCGGCCGAACTCGAGCTGCACGGCGAGGACAGGCTATTGGCCGCGACCCGGCTGCAGTCCAGTCCGGCGACTGCGGCGCAGAGTGCGCTGCGCCTGCAAGCCCTGCGGCTGGTCGGCGATGAAGCCGGATTTGCCGATCTTGCCGTGGAGTTGTCCATCGCCTGTGCTTGCTCCCCGGTGGACTGGGTTGCCCCGCGCTTCAAGCGCGTCGGCCCATCCGAGCGCGGCCTCACCACCTTGCACAGCGCGCACCAACCTTCCCGCATGGCCACCCAAGCAGGCGCCCTGGACGCCGGATCGATCCAGACCAGCGTGCGCCTGAGCGGAAAACTCTCCGGCAAAGACGCCACCTTCCTGCGCAATCTGAGAGCGCAGTCCTTGCGGGCCGATACAGTCTATGTGGACCTGCAGGCCGTGCAGCGCGTCGATTTTGCGGCGGCGACTGATTTGCTCAATTGGGTGGAAGCGCAGACACAGCTTGGCAAATCCATCGAGCTGCGCGGCGCGCACACCCTGCTCGTGCCCTTTTTGCAATCGGTCGGTCTGCAGGTGCAGGCTTGA
- a CDS encoding CZB domain-containing protein, giving the protein MDLQDVIEDHQQWSARLRRCGLGDLGERLDAETACHPNRCALGQWLNRHRPLAAVHAQDLDRLLQEHADFHAKAAVVVALIQAGAAESALQSVQHGDFAQISQRLLRHLTALRDALAGSNSSD; this is encoded by the coding sequence ATGGATTTGCAGGACGTGATCGAAGACCACCAGCAATGGAGCGCCCGTTTGCGTCGATGCGGGTTGGGGGATCTGGGCGAGCGACTAGACGCAGAAACCGCCTGCCATCCCAACCGCTGTGCCTTAGGCCAATGGCTGAACCGCCACCGCCCGTTGGCTGCTGTGCATGCGCAAGATCTAGATCGCCTCCTGCAAGAACACGCTGATTTCCACGCCAAGGCCGCCGTCGTGGTTGCCTTGATTCAAGCCGGCGCAGCAGAGAGCGCCCTGCAATCCGTTCAGCACGGGGACTTTGCACAGATCTCCCAACGCCTCCTGCGCCATCTCACCGCCCTACGCGATGCCTTGGCTGGGTCAAATTCTTCGGACTGA